The Haliotis asinina isolate JCU_RB_2024 chromosome 2, JCU_Hal_asi_v2, whole genome shotgun sequence genomic interval CTTCGTTTAATGGGGTTTAATTCTTTACATTACAACCTATGAAATACTTTGATATTAACTACCTTTGGAATCAAACAGAAGTAGAGTTACCGTTCCTGTTTAAAGACGTTCTCTTGTTCATGAGCCAATACGAAACCCTTCCACGAAacgctattcggcttgtcccggaattaCACGAGCTGATCACAAATGCAGGAGAAAAGGACGGACAGCAAATCGGAGGCAGGTCGTGGTTGTAACTGCTGGCTGAGTAACAGTGACATGTAAACAGAGATCATGACTGGCATTGACAAGACTACCAAACTTCCATCAAAATGGAACTTTGCATTCTGGGTAGTCACTGGGATAAAGCATTCAGAAGCATTCTGGCTTTGGATATATTGATTTTAGATTGCACAAATAGAATAACTTTCTTTCTGAGAAAACCTTTCACTTTTGTACAAGAATACGTCACAAATTTCGgagaatatatttatttacatcattAACTGGATACGAACATCCTCATTTATAGTATCAGTATTTCTGGACATATGGCCCGCCTCTCTCTGTgtctttctctctgtctctctctctctgtctctcttccTCTGTGCTTGTACGTGCGTGCGTACTACCGACAGTTATCACTGACAGTTATCCAACCAAAAAGATAGACATAAATTTAACTGAAATTTCTTTGTAATGCAGTTCTTGCTTTTGCACAATTCTTTGAGAAAGAGTAATAGGGTCAATATTTAACATTACACAAATCAGAGTTCATTCAAAAAGTATGTACTGACATAATGTGACAGGAGTCATCAATAGTGAGTGTGATCCCCACCCCCGGGCATCCATACACGTCGTCCAAGACAGTCTGTTCAAGATCCTGTTGGGCTTGCTGGAGGTAGGACATGCTGCCTCGGCTGACGATCAAGATGATCCCAGAGATGGTTTCTGGAAAACACAATCGCCAAGGCAATtcgcattctcttcccacagaggttacttgttaCATCTTCCGACGAACCTCTGTTTTAATACGgtcatatttcgcggttctcataaaatcccctagcggcaataAATGAAATCGATttaacttgacaaatgcaagcaaaatgtggagaaacaaaaatgacatgactgagttctgtctagaagaaacatttgagtatcgctctcgtgaagaggttctagttttcacgatgcatccggaaattactgagatctttcgaacgatcacttttgaaacaagtcttgaacactcgcaccatgaatgGGTCGTGTTAGAACAGAGTTacaggttacgtaggaagatgtgacaagtaaccactgtgggaagagaattgGCAATTCGTTGAAGTTAACGTTGTGCAGGCCATTGTAGAACAAATATGGCGGTGTGAGGCCTTGCGTTACTGACTCCTCGTGGATACTGTCGAGTAAAAGCACCACAAGAGGTTATACACTTTACCCTTGTATGTCTGGGCATTAACAGTTCCTTGGATGTTGTTACTCAAATGCCACCACATACCATTACGCCTTTCCATCAAACGGATGAACTCCTTGGACACAGTTTGGTGCCAGTCGCTTTTCTGTTCGTCGAAAACCAAGAACTCCCCTATATTGTCTGAACAGACTGAACCGACCTTCAACAGAAATGAGTGCTTTCTCCCAGTCACGTCGCTGTCATCGACGTTTAGGTCGTGCCCattgttgtgagtgagtttacttttacgccgcactcagcaatattccagccatatggcagcgttcactggaccagacaacccagtgatcaacatcatgaacatcgatccgcgccattgggaaccgagCACGTGTCAACGAAGTCTGCGAGCCCgaacacccgatcccattagtcgcttcttaggACAAGTATTgtcacctgttatggcaagcatgggttgctgaaggcctgttctaccccggaccttcacgggtccatgccCATTGTAGTTTGCGTTGACTGAGTAGACAGGTCAAGGCCATTTCACAGAAGGGGCGGTACGCTCGTATACAAGCTATACCAAGTCGTCGTTGACCGTCACCGTCATAAATCTGTTCCGGTGGTGGATCTGTCGGATGTAACGGTCTTCCCCACCTTGGGCGGTCGAGGACCTGCCTATCTTGCCTGTAACAGTGTAACGTGCCAGCTCAAGATACGAAGTCCCCATATTGCTTATACTGATCGCCCTATCTCTTTACGCTTGTACAGTCAAGCACTTACATTTGGACTAACTgaaaaaatgtttcagttttctgACAGTAACCCGCTTTGTTACTGGTTCTGTGTTGTGGTCTTCAATACCCCCTCTCTGCGCCTCCTctgtctgtgtctctctctccctctgtctGTGTGAGTGCATGTAAACAACGTAACTCTCTCACTTATACACTCAACACAATGTGTAATGCGTGGTAAATACAGGGCACCAAAACTAGAGCACAATGTACAAACTGTCTTCTCCAGTAGACTTCAACCTACATCTTAATCATTAGTGCCCACTCGCGGATATGCCGCATTTCCTAGAGTGTCAGCAGTATCATACTGTTGCCCAGTTGTTGTCATTTGAGGGCATCCCCCCGCGGGAAGGAAAGCCATTGACTGAAAGACAAGATCATCTCAGTTACCAGTCCGAGTCAAGCTAGGAGCTGCACAAAAGGCACCATGAGCGGGCTGAAAAGATTTAGCCGCAATCCTGAAGGTAAATCACTGTAAATAATATAGTtgatatgttgttttctttttggcTAAGAGATAAATATACGTCATATGTGTCAGTAATCTGTATTTTGAGGGCgcttttaacaaatgatcataaattaaTAATCATGACGGTTCGCACAATGTGTCATTTACTTATAACATTACAAATGTGGTTGTAACAATTTGTGCTCAGAAAGGTCCTTTGATATGTTTTGTGGGTTCGAACTATGTCTTTGAACGAGTGAGCAAGAtgagatttacgccgcttttagcaatgttctagcgatatcacggcgggggacgccagaaatgggcctaTGTCTTTGAAGGAACTCAGCTGATTCGGCATCAATAGTTTCAGAGTGataagtgactgagtgaatttagtgttacgccacactcagcaatattccagctatatggcggtggtctgtaaattatcgagtctggaccagacaatccagtgatcaaccaagtcaaccaagtcagcgagcctgactaccctcAGTCgctccttacgacaagcatagtcagctcttacgacaagcatagtcagctctcacgacaagcatagttacctcttacgacaagcatagtcagctcttacgacaagcatagttacctcttacgacaagcatagttacctcttacgacaagcatagttagctcttacgacaaggatagtcagctcttacgacaagcatagtcatctcttacgacaagcatagttacctcttacgacaagcatagtcacctcctacgacaagcatagtcacgtcttacaagcatagttacctcttacgacaagcatagttagctcttacgacaagcatagttacctcttacgacaagcatagttagctcttacgacaagcatagttacctcttacgacaagcatagttagctcttacgacaagcatagttacctcttacgacaagcatagttacctcttacgacaagcatagtcatctcttacgacaagcatagttagctcttacgacaagcatagttacctcttacgacaagcatagtcacctcctacgacaagcatagtcacgtcttacaagcatagttacctcttacgacaagcatagtcatctcttacgaaaagcataggTTGTGGAAGACCTATTTTACCGTGGAGCTTCACGGGTATCTAGACTATTGATGTGTACAGATGTGAACGGAAGTTATCCTAGTCAAGATATATGTTTTTTACATTCACTTTCACAAATCTGtatcatttatgaaaaatatctAATACATCCAAACTTTCAGAACTTACAACTTACAGAATTATAACCATAGCAACACATGTAGTTACGCTGTccatttaaaagtttaaattaTGAAGTTGTTTTGTCGATTTAATCTTTATGCTGAAAAGATATAATCACGTTAAGATACTGCGTGGACACGGCTACCCTGGAGCACCCGCCTGTGCTCATGGTTACGTACTTCCGGTGTAAGTCTAGACGGTCTAAAATCAAACCAGGATCACTTAGGGTTTTCCTCCCGACTTCAAGCTCATACCCTGCTCATACCCCGTGGTATAACTGATATACTGTTCAAAGGAGCCTTCAGATTCATTCAGttatctcactcacttcctAAAACTGCCCCGTAAGGATCCAAGTCTCCAACATCCAATATATGTCGTAGAGGTGACTGACGCGATCAACGGTTACTTagggtgacttggttgatgcatttCATTGTGATCAGTTCACAACTTATCACTGGGCAGTCTGGTCACATGGAATACTGTGGCTTTAAACAATGTAGAGACCAAACTCTAAAACGCCATTGTTGTATTCAGGCAGAACGTGTGTGTACCGAGTGAAACATCAGTATAATCCCACGAAACAAGATGAGCTACAGCTGGGAGTCGGAGATGAACTCCGCAACATCAAAGACGTCGGGAACGGCTGGGTAGTTGGATACAACACGACTACGGGGAAAACTGGACTATGCCCGAAAGATTACCTGCAGAAATCAGGGAGTGGAAGAGGCCAGAGTAGAGTTGACCGATTCAGAAATAGGTAAGGCAGTCCGAGAGATATTTGAAGAATTCCACCTCACAACCTGTCCTACTCCAACTTCTATTGTTTCCACTCAGATTGTGCAGTCGCCATGTCCATGAGAGTTGATGTAGCATGTAAGGTAGTCATCGAGCGCTCATCCCAGATGCTGTTTAATCGATCAACTAGATATATATTGCTTACTTTGTGTCATTATCTTCTAAATATAGGGTATATTTTGTACTTATAACTGCATACAGATTGTCCAATTGATGTTTTTATGTCACTTGCTGATCCAGTCCGGTAGTTTCATTGTGCGGCAGATTCACAGGTTCCAGTCATTTTCACTGCAGTCTAGACTTCATGACCGAGAACATGGTTATGTACTTCCGGTATACGTCTAGACTGCATGACTGTACGCATGATTTTGTACGTCCGGTTTACGTCTAGACTGCACAAATACACATTTACTGATTTACATTGCTTAAAGCCCAGACTGGATACCTGAAAACAGTTCGTAATACCAGTCTATGTCAAGACAGTATCGCTGTAACCAGTTCCGGTTTGTTATTTCCGGTGTTAAGTCTAGTCTGTATGACGGTGATTATACTTACATACTTCTGGTTTAGTCTTTGACTGCATAACTTTAGATAAGGGTATGTACTTAAGGTTTAATGACAGATTACTGACGATGACGTTCTTAGGATTTCAATGTCGTTGAATTTTATCATTAGGTAAATACTTTTGTTGCGTTTTGGAGCTGTGTACCTTTGGTCCTTTCAACGGTCTTTTCATTTTCCATTAAATTTACTAAATATATTACACATTGtggttatcaaaaatatattacatgGATTTGAATGTCATTCCCGGTGTAGCCTCTTTATTACGACTTTTCATTGCCTTTAAATAGCCTTGAGTAAACCGCTTTACTTATGCTAGTCAATGATGTAACAACAATGTTCATTTAATAATTCTGCCATCATCAGacagatgatgaaagtgttatgAACTGTAAGGTCCCCACAGTTGTATGTGTATGCTCGAGTACATGTATCTACTTTCACTACCTGTCAAATTCACACGTActattattttgaaatatctttgagaggcattttagaagatgctaACCATGTTCCACATATAGTCAACTTCATTACTGCAAAGAGTGCGAAGGTactaacatcgttatcaagcaatTAGTAGTATACTATTTTATAGTTTCTTTTATTGCAGGGTATCGACTATCTATGTGAACCTTACACAACAGCAGTCTTCAGGAAGTCACGATTTCAGTATTCCTTCGCCCCTCATTGATGTCTCGTCACCAGAAAACACAAAAGAAGCCTCGAAAGCAAAGTCTAAAAAATACATCTTGCCTGAAACCCACACCCGTAGTCAGAAATGCACTCGTGCATTCATTGGTATATTGGTGGGCTTGTGTCTTGGATGCGTCATGTTTGCAGCTCTTTACCTTTCGTATGGCTACTCGTTTGTAGAATGTGCAGCAATATCAGGAGGAATCACTCTGGTGATGTGCGTCTTCCTGGTTATCTCCCCTCATGCCCGCTGCGTGGCAGCGCTGATGTCAGTGAGCGTGTTTACAAATCAAGGTCGCACCGCCTTTCTGTCTCTGATACCTGGCCTTCTCCTCGCCGGACCCGTTATGAACATGCACAGGAACTTAAACGAGGTCATTACCACTTTAAACTCAACTTTTATTTCCATGTTAAGAATTGCAGTTGGACTGCGCAACTGTGAAAGCGCTCGATGGACAAAATATGTGAAGGCCATTGCTAATGTTTCCAGAATGAATGCTGGAGTGATCTTAATAACGGTGTACAGTCTTGGTCATTGGCTAATACCGTTACGGGTCTGTGTTTGATGTGAACCTAGGTTTCAGCAATGATAAAGGTGTATCACAACGGAGTTTATATTACAGGCAAACCAGTGGTCTTTATTACGATCAGTATAGTCAACGTACGATGACACAGCCACTCACGTGACCTAGCCTGGTCGACCTGATCATATTTCTGAAGCATGGTTGAATGATTACTTATTCTGACTCACATCAACCCCATGGGTTAAATATCTGCAAATTCTTTGTATTAGGTTTAGAAACTTGCCTGTGGTTACatattaatgaattacagtatgtAGTTATgaatttcattaatatttatcaCTGTTGCAGGCCGCATCGTCTGCAGCCTGCATAGCGGAAGTGGTGCTCAATCAAAGTCTCGCCCTTCATCATCAGCTTCTAGAACCAGTTGCTAAGCAACAGAAGAGTATAGAAGATGCGGCGGAAGTGGTTGAACGAAAAGCATCCGCTATTAGGATGGCCTTGGCATCTTTCAGAACGGAGGTCAACAGTATTGAGGAGTCGGTTGTCGATGATAAGTCGTCAAAGGCAAGAGGTTTTCTGTCTTTGTAACACCTCTCTAAAATTGTAACTAATCAGTCTGTTCAAATGCAGAAAACAGAATCCGTCAAACGAAGGTGGTAGGGTTAGCTAGAAATGCTCCAGCAAGACTGACCTTGGGTTTAGCACAGTTATTTGGTTAAGCGGTATTTTAGAGTCTCAAGTATAACGTTGTGGTCGCAATATTAACAGGAATAGGATGATGCCCAGTGTGGTCCGGATGACGCGATACTCAGGATGTCAGCtcattgcaacatatgtcatatttcattttcttattaaagtacaaattctagtactattttggttgagtcccatccaggattcgaacccgcgctGGGGGAGGTCACGGTCCGGTGGCTGAACGGGCTAGgcggcgattaggtgcctgactgtgagggtgcgggttccaatcccgaatgggactcaaccaaaaaagtactagaatttgtactttactaagaaagtaaaatcccaaatatgacatatgttgcatttgaccactttctaagtggcattgtataatcatagctttcggtcgTGGAGGCCATGCCAATTTACACCTATCAGAGGGGTACATAAAGTGCGCAGTCTAGACTATCAGTTGACCGACttccattttgtggaagtcgcttTGGCTGaacgggctaggcggctgactttgtgtgctggcgattgggtACCTGATTCGGAGGGctttggttcgaatcccggatgggactcaaccaaaaacatactagaatttgtactttactaagaaagtgaaatccaaaatatgacacatcttgcatttgaccactttctaaatggcattgtgtaatcaggtCAACTCATTGGTTTCAATAGCTCAGACTCAAACAGAACATTATCACTGTATGATATCGACCTGTAAATTATGGTGTCCCGCCAAGTCACTGACTTTGTGAGGAACCACTCAAGGCGTCGTTTTACAGTGACACGAGAGTTTCGGTGAGGTTGACCATCCACTTAGATAAAACCGTAGCGCCTTGTGAAAACAGTCATTCGCTTgcaccttgagtgagtgagttaagttttatgccgcttttagcaatattccagcaatatcacggcgggggacaccagaagatgggtttcactcattgtacccatgtcgggaatctgatccgggtcttcggcgtgacgagcggacgctttaaccactaggctaccctgcctACCCCGCATGCACCTGTTTTCATGTACTGAGGTGAATAAAACTACCTTGGAAATGTTAATTATCCTCTATGAGGAAAGTGACGAGACAAACATTCCGCACACCATATCGTGGCTGttcctttcaaaaggtattcttCCTCCTTGTGAGATGGGCAAACTATTGAAAAATCAAATGGGTTGTGCGTAGTATCTGACcctttttatattttgtctgtGTATCACATATGTGTTCCCAACATCATATTGGTCGGCGTTTGGGGGTGCAGATCCTATAAATAATTCGTATTAGATTGGTCTATTGAGAgaatatacaatgaaatatattcTGTTTCTCCAGGGGTGTGATGATcagctgcatgtcatgtacacagaCTGTGAGCAAAAGATACAGGACTCCATCGAGGTGTGTAAGGCTTCGGCACGTACGAGCGCTTCTCGAAGTAGATACCAACCAACAGGAAGCAACAATAACAACCAAGGGCAGCCCACAGCGCAGGCTTTCATCTTCGGTCGCAAATGGTGAGACGTCAAAACAATATTATCAGTTTCAATTTGTTTGGTTCGACATATTGGTTCTGTGAGGATTCGGGTTAGATTGGCCCCACAGGATTCTCTTGTTATGTTGAAAGGCGATCCCAGTAAATCCTGGTTTTGTAAGATCCCAACAATCTGTGGCTGCTGTCAGAAGCGATTCCTGTGGGGATTTCGTGCAATAAACGTCATAAGAAACCTATATTAGTATTGATTCCCTGTCTGGATTTAGGGTTAAAATAGTTCCCAAGAAACTGAAGGTCAGAATAGGCGCATCAGCCTGCACTGGTTGTAGGATGTCATTCCAGTTGTAAGGACTCCATGTTAGAAACAGGTCTTTAGGTCACGTAGGACTAGCGGGCGAGAACGGGTCCCAGCATCTGTTCATGACGTTAGAGGCGAGTCATGTAGGACTAGCGGGCGAGAACGGGTCCCAGTATCTGTTCATGACGTTAGAGGCGAGTCATGTAGGAATATCGGGCTAGAACGGGACCCAACATCTGTTCATGACGTTAGAGGCGAGTCATGTAGGAATAGCGGGCTAGAACGGGACCCAGCATCTGTTCATGACGTTAGAGGCGAGTCATGTAGGACTAGCGGGCTAGAACGGGTCCCAGCATCTGTTCATGACGTTAGAGGCGAGTCATGTAGGACTAGCGGGCTAGAACGGGACCCAGCATCTGTTCATGACGTTAGAGGCGAGTCATGTAGGAATAGCGGGCTAGAATAGGTCCCGTCAGTTGGACATCTAGCTCTAGTTCACATTGCACACATTTGGACTATCATTCATGCGGCTTGACTTCGAAGACCAAGAACATGGTTCGCCCGCTATTTCGTTTTAGTTACCCTCTGTTTCTTTTAATATATGTTTTCTATTTATCAGGAAAAAAAGGTTCTCGTGatatcacaacacaaatatttactgTACAAGCTCTCCCACAAGCATGTTATGAGCGCTTCTACCTCCATTCAGTTGGCAAGGATACCACTGTGTCAGACAGTTTAATTTTAGGTATATTGATAGTTCTCGTAACCATTGACTACAATGGATAGTGTTAAGAAAATCCAAGTTATCTCAGCTAATTGTAGAGGACTTGCAgacaaatttaaaagaaaagaattaatgaACATACACCGGAAAAAACTACACTCAATCATATGTCTGCAAGATATTCATATTGATGAATCTACTTGCAATATCATGAGAAATGAATGGGGTTTACAATCCATAATTGCACCTTTTAAATCTAATTCCAGAGGAGTGGCCATTCTCTTTAATAATGATGTTGATCTTAAAATACATAAGACCTTAATAGATGAAAATGGAAATTATATAATAGCTGATGTAACAATAGAGGATAAAAGACTAACACTAACTAATCTCTATGGTCCAAATATCGATGACAGTATTTTTTACACTaatctatttaaaaatattctaaATCTTGAGAATGATTCTCTGATAATAGTTGGAGACTGGAATTTGGTGATTGATCCAACAATTGATCTTGAGaattataaacatgtaaacaacccTAAATCAAGAAATACTGTTTTAGAATTTATTGAATCTTATAATCTTGTTGATGTTTGGAGgaatatgaatgataaatgcAGAAAATGCACCTGGTGGAAAAAAAATCCAAGACAACAAGCCAGACTGGATTTCTTTATTGTATCAGAggatatatttgacataacTCTAGACTCAGATATTTTGCCAGGCTATAAAAGTGATCACTCAACAATTACATTAACCTTTTCCAACACTTTAGGCCAGGAACGAGGACATGGATACTGGAAGTTTAACACTTCATTGCTGTTAAATCCTGAATATGGAAACTTAGTCAGATATATTTTGAATGACACAGTTCAGGAATATGCAACAGAAAAATTGGATGATCTTAATAACACCGAAAATATTATACTTACTATTTCTAACTCTTTATTTCTGGAAACGTTATTAATGAAAATTCGAGGAAAGACTATATCTTTCTCATCCtacttgaagaaaacaaaagcaaaaaatacAGAACAGTTAGAACTTAAAATAAAACAGGCTGAAGATACTATAAgaaaaaactttcaaaacatagATGAAGAACTTTTGAGTGAACTATCAAAATATAAGAAAGAAATGGAAGAAATTAAAAATGAGGAAATGAAAGGAATACAAATTCGAAACCGACTTCTTTGGTATGAAGAAGGAGAAAaaccttcaaaatatttctgtcaccTGGAAAATAGAACGTTCACCCAAAGATCAATCAACAAGTTAGTAACTAATGATAATAGTGAAATTACTGACAGCAAGTTAATACTGAATGAActaaaattattttacaaaaatctgtatgCCTCTCACAAACAATATGAGGATGAAAATTGTTTGAAGGATATTAATACTCCAATCTTAAACCAAACACAGAGGGACTATCTTGAAAGAGAAATCAGTTTAGATGAAATTAGTAATACTGTGCACAGAATGAAGAATAATAAAAGCCCAGGGATTAATGGTTTTCCTATTGATTTCTTTAAATTTTTTGGAAAGAATTAAAAACATGGATCTATAGATTCATTAGAGATGTATTAGCCAAGAATGAAATGTCTGTGAATTGGAAAAGAGGTGTTATTACCTGTATTCCAAAAACCAATAAAGATAGAACATTACTTAAAAACTGGAGACCGATCACTTTACTTAATgctatttacaaaattatcagCTCCCGCATAGCACACAGATTAAAAACTACCCTAGACGAACTCATTCATTCTAACCAAACTGGATTTATACCAGGGAGGACAATTAGTGAAAATACAAGattattatatgatattatgttcgaaacaaagaaacagaacaTCCCTGGTTTGCTAATccttattgattttgaaaaagcttttGATTCTGTTTCAAAAGATTTTATCAATCTAGTCCTCCATAAATTCAAATTTGGCTCCAAACTGATAGGATGGATAAATACACTAACTTATGAAACAACATCTTGTGTCATCTAACATGGTAACTTATCtgagtttttttcaaatgaaagggGCTGTAGACAAGGAGACCCTTTATCCCCATATCTTTTCCTCTTTGTAGCTGAGATTCTTGGTTGCATGATaagacataatgaaaatatcaaaggtatagttatttatgataatgaatataaactGAATCACTATGCCGATGATACTGAACTATTTCTGAATGGTACTGAAGAGAGTTTGTACTCTGCAATAGACACAGTTAATACTTTTTACAAGATGTCAGGTTTGAAAATTAATGTGGAtaaatcaaaagcaatatggattGGATCAAAAGCTAAATCTACTGATATGAtatgtcatgatctaaaagttgAATGTGTAGTTGGTGAATTTGATGTACTAGGTATCAAATTTACACCAGATCTTGAAGATCTATGGGTAATTAATACTAGGAAAAGACTTGAAGAAATTAATAGACTCCTAGCATCTTGGAGAAAGAGAAATTTAACACTTAttggtaaaataacagtaataaaAACTCTAGCAATCTCCAAATTGGTTCATATTTTCAATTCCCTGCCCAACCCACCAGCAGATTTTATTACTTCTATTGAATAAATgctttttaaatttgtttggaaTGACAAGAATGACAATATAAAGAGgaatataataaaaaataactatGAAGAAGGAGGTTTGAGAATGAtcgatattaaaacatttatagaCGCTTTGAAATTATCCACGTTACGACGATACTTCGGAAAAGGTGATAAGGAAAATCCATGCAACATAcctttcaaagacatatttaattTAGGAGCAAATTCTGATGCCTACATTAAGATTGAAAACCCTTTTTGGCAGGATGCACTGAAAGCATGGCAACTATTTCACCAAAAACATTATATTGACCCAAATAACATCAGTGAAATTCTATCACAACCATTATGGTTtaatcacaatttcaaaaattCATTAAACTATATAAAGAATTGGGCAGATAAAGGGATTATTAATATTAGGGATATTTGTGATGAAAATGGATT includes:
- the LOC137274407 gene encoding protein sneaky-like; amino-acid sequence: MSGLKRFSRNPEGRTCVYRVKHQYNPTKQDELQLGVGDELRNIKDVGNGWVVGYNTTTGKTGLCPKDYLQKSGSGRGQSRVDRFRNRVSTIYVNLTQQQSSGSHDFSIPSPLIDVSSPENTKEASKAKSKKYILPETHTRSQKCTRAFIGILVGLCLGCVMFAALYLSYGYSFVECAAISGGITLVMCVFLVISPHARCVAALMSVSVFTNQGRTAFLSLIPGLLLAGPVMNMHRNLNEAASSAACIAEVVLNQSLALHHQLLEPVAKQQKSIEDAAEVVERKASAIRMALASFRTEVNSIEESVVDDKSSKGCDDQLHVMYTDCEQKIQDSIEVCKASARTSASRSRYQPTGSNNNNQGQPTAQAFIFGRKCDPSLCDSIKSKSICEPLNQSNICKWANNTMIKSSAMTVTERFDEIDQLLGFKINSSSVIDVRGNTSSDPIQRVRELKKRLQEQLDFAVFIFRILNRILIIFLLSAFIKACLYVRRYLRSIKFDNIYLRDQIKYLDKHIRAEDESKALFPLKDLEKKKYVDSSTLNLSRLESISWTMGLTQVTLHIFLSAMVILVDYGLYYVLTILQRDGDVDFLVTGGVWLQVNVSGSGPFADMFRTVVEGISVSKSFEDVLNFKICLPSPTEQPRKILYLIISLYSLVLVFVLLQAYGLRLRHKMVAFFFPEREAERIHYLYRHILNKRRLRAEESKKLNLLKDQWSVIGSEHSDEKTTNR